A section of the Hippea sp. KM1 genome encodes:
- a CDS encoding bifunctional riboflavin kinase/FAD synthetase, whose product MRVIRDIYAECDIEATAMALGNFDGIHNGHQALINETVKLGKKLNLTPAVFTFHPHPKKVIEHIDEPFLIQRFKEKAKIIESFGIDIIVCAHFTEVFAQMEPYNFVKDILIDRMHARAICVGHDYTFGKKASGTTKTLRELSNSLGFELIVIPPFKIDGMIVSSTKIREFLRTGQIRLANEFLGRNYTISGIVREGERRGSSLGFPTANIYPTNEILLTNGVYAAYVYIDSKKYPAAVNVGVNPTFKGKQKHIEAFVFDFDGDLYHKKITIEFIDFIRPERRFKRIADLISQIKQDIKQIKTIL is encoded by the coding sequence ATGAGGGTTATAAGGGATATATACGCAGAGTGTGATATAGAGGCAACGGCCATGGCATTGGGCAACTTTGACGGCATACACAATGGGCATCAGGCGCTCATAAACGAAACGGTCAAGTTGGGCAAAAAACTCAACCTAACACCAGCGGTATTCACATTCCACCCCCATCCTAAAAAGGTTATAGAGCACATAGATGAGCCGTTTTTGATTCAGAGATTCAAGGAAAAGGCCAAAATCATAGAGAGCTTTGGTATAGACATAATCGTCTGCGCCCATTTTACTGAAGTGTTTGCCCAGATGGAGCCGTATAACTTTGTAAAAGACATACTCATAGATAGAATGCATGCAAGGGCGATATGTGTGGGACACGACTATACATTTGGCAAGAAGGCCAGTGGAACAACAAAGACATTGAGGGAGCTATCCAATAGCTTGGGCTTTGAGCTTATCGTAATACCGCCGTTTAAGATAGACGGCATGATCGTAAGTTCAACAAAGATAAGGGAGTTTTTAAGGACGGGTCAGATCAGGCTGGCCAACGAGTTCTTGGGCAGAAATTACACCATATCCGGCATTGTGAGGGAGGGGGAAAGGCGCGGCTCATCCCTGGGTTTTCCTACGGCAAACATCTATCCCACCAACGAGATACTCCTAACAAACGGCGTATATGCTGCCTATGTTTATATAGACTCAAAGAAATACCCAGCAGCCGTCAATGTGGGCGTTAACCCCACATTCAAGGGCAAGCAAAAACACATAGAGGCCTTTGTATTCGACTTTGATGGTGATCTATACCACAAGAAAATAACAATCGAATTTATAGATTTTATAAGGCCTGAGAGAAGGTTTAAAAGAATAGCCGATCTGATAAGCCAGATAAAACAGGATATAAAACAGATAAAAACAATCCTTTAG
- the ychF gene encoding redox-regulated ATPase YchF, whose translation MGFKCGIVGLPNVGKSTTFNALSRGNAESSNFPFCTIEPNVGIAEVKDERLYKLAELVKPKKITPAVVEFVDIAGLVKGASEGAGLGNKFLSHIRDVQVIVHVVRCFEDEDIVHSVGEVDPKRDIEIIDTELMLADLQTIENRENKTLKIAKSGDKKAKAELEILNRFKGLLESGKPLRGESLNEEEKELIKELRLLSAKPVIYVANVSEDSLNGNEYSEVVKQIANKENAPVIVLSSKVEEELSRLSDQERVEFMEMLGLKESGLDRLAKVGYKMLGLITFFTAGEKEVRGWTIKKGTTAKQAAGVIHSDIERGFIRAEVIKYEDYIAAGGEKQAKEKGLMRLEGKDYIMEDGDVVYFRFNV comes from the coding sequence AGTGGGCCTTCCCAATGTCGGCAAATCAACAACATTCAACGCCCTAAGCAGGGGTAATGCAGAAAGCTCCAACTTCCCGTTCTGCACAATCGAGCCCAATGTGGGTATAGCCGAGGTCAAAGACGAAAGGCTATACAAGCTTGCAGAACTGGTAAAGCCCAAAAAGATAACGCCGGCCGTTGTTGAGTTTGTCGATATAGCAGGCCTTGTGAAGGGTGCAAGCGAGGGTGCAGGATTGGGCAATAAATTCTTATCGCACATAAGGGATGTGCAGGTTATCGTTCATGTGGTCAGGTGTTTTGAGGATGAGGACATCGTGCATTCGGTCGGTGAGGTTGACCCCAAAAGGGATATAGAGATCATCGATACGGAACTGATGCTTGCCGATTTACAAACCATAGAAAACAGGGAGAACAAGACGCTTAAGATAGCAAAAAGCGGTGATAAAAAGGCCAAAGCCGAGCTTGAGATATTAAATAGATTCAAAGGACTTCTTGAGAGTGGAAAACCCCTAAGGGGTGAGAGCCTGAATGAGGAGGAAAAAGAGCTTATAAAGGAGTTGAGGCTTTTAAGCGCAAAGCCTGTGATATATGTGGCCAATGTATCGGAGGATAGCCTAAACGGCAATGAATACTCAGAGGTTGTCAAACAGATAGCAAACAAGGAAAACGCACCCGTGATCGTTCTATCAAGCAAGGTTGAAGAGGAGTTATCCAGGCTGTCTGATCAGGAAAGGGTGGAATTCATGGAGATGCTGGGCCTAAAGGAGTCGGGGCTTGATAGGCTTGCAAAGGTGGGCTATAAAATGCTTGGCCTTATCACATTCTTCACCGCTGGCGAAAAAGAGGTCAGGGGCTGGACTATAAAGAAAGGCACAACGGCCAAGCAGGCTGCAGGTGTCATACACTCAGACATAGAAAGGGGCTTCATCAGGGCTGAGGTGATAAAATACGAAGACTACATAGCCGCAGGTGGCGAAAAACAGGCCAAAGAAAAGGGATTAATGAGGCTTGAGGGCAAGGATTACATCATGGAAGACGGGGATGTAGTCTATTTCAGGTTTAATGTATGA